From Polynucleobacter sp. MWH-P3-07-1:
ATAAATCAATTACTTACAGATTAACTGTTGGAATAATGAGACGCTCTGGGTCAGCGATTACTTACATCGGACTTTGCCTATTGGCTCTAGTATTGTGCTGTGGATAGTTTATGGCCTGTAAAGCCTCATGGTTTCAGAAATAGCGAGAAAAAATGTCGGAAATATCAAGGGAAGTCCTATCGGTTGGCGATCTGAACCGCGCCATTGCGAGCTCGCTAGAGGCCCAGTTCGATACCGTCTTGGTTAGCGGGGAGATTTCCAACTTCAAAGCATATGACAGCGGGCACTGGTATTTCTCACTAAAAGACGAAGAAGGGCAAATTCGTTGCGTGATGTTTCGTGGTCGCAATGGTCAAGTGGGCTTTATGCCTCAATCAGGGGATTTAGTTGAAGTCAGCGCCAGTTTAGGAATGTACGTACCTCGTGGTGATGTGCAGCTCACCATTCAAAGCTTACGCAAAGCTGGCATGGGTGGACTCTATGAAGCTTTTTTGAAACTCAAAGCCAAACTCGCTAAAGCAGGTTTATTTGATCAAGAGCGCAAACGAGCAATTCCAAGCCACCCGCGTGCGATTGGCATTATTACCTCACCACAAGCCGCTGCACTCAAAGATGTACTGAGCACACTTCAAAGAAGAAGCCCGCATATTCCGATTGTGATTTACCCCACACTCGTGCAAGGTCCCGATGCACCCGCGGGCATTATTGCTGCAATCCAGAATACCAATCAAGAAGCAGCGGTTGATGTCATTTTGTTGGTACGCGGTGGTGGCAGCATCGAAGACCTTTGGGCATTCAATGATGAGCAGCTTGCCTATGCGATTGCGGACTCTGTAATACCGATCGTCAGCGGTGTTGGTCATGAAACCGATGTCACCATTGCCGACTTTGTAGCTGATCTCAGGGCGCCCACACCAACAGGCGCAGCGGAGCTGTCGGCCCCACGTAAAGATCAGTTGCTACAAGAACTCGAAGCAATTGAGCAAGCACTCTATCAGCGCCTAATGCAGCGCGTTGAGCGGGAAGCCCAAACCTTAGATCAATTGGCGCTACGCCTTGCTCACGCTCTTCCAAACCCGGATCGGATGCGCGAGCAAATCACTTCTTGGCAAACCCGTTTGCAACAAGCGTGGTCAGTGCAAATAGATAACTTCAAGCGCAATCAAAATCACTATCAGTTACAACTAGAGATGCTCAACCCACAGCGCACCCTAGAGCGGGGCTATGCCGTGATTCTGAATCCCGAAATGCAAGCGATTCGCAAACCTAAAGACTTAAATACGCAGCAGCCATTTGAAGTGCGCCTGGCAGAAGGTGTCGCGCAAGTGCAGTTTGAAAAAATTAACACTTGAATCTTGAACCTTTGCATTGTAATGGTTATGTTGACATTGTAATTAATTACATTACAATGTTAAAAAAGGGTCAGTATGATCAGTTCGTTTAGCCACAAAGGCTTGGAAGGATTTTTTAAAAGGGGAAGCTATAAAGCCATTCCCGCTCAGTCCGCAGCTAGATTGGAGAGAATGTTAGATAGATTGGATTCAGCCATTTGCCCTGAAGATATGGATATCCCTGGCTATAAGTTTCATCGATTAAGCGGTAAGAAAAAAAATGTTTATGCCGTGTCGATATCTGGAAATTGGCGATTGACCTTTAAGTTTGATGGCGATAACGTGATAGATGTTGATTTAGAGGATTATCACTAATGAAGAAAATAATGAGAAGTTTAAGAAATCCAAACCGCAGACCTACACATCCTGGCGCTATTTTGCGTGAGGATATCTTGCCGCAGCTAGACATTACCCAATCTGTTTTTGCTGAACACCTAGGTGTTAGTCGCTTGACGGTCTCTGAAATTTTGCTTGAAAAGCGGGGTGTGAGTGCCGAGATGGCAGTGAGAATTGCAAAGGTGATTGGCGGTACACCAGAAAGTT
This genomic window contains:
- a CDS encoding HigA family addiction module antitoxin, which translates into the protein MRSLRNPNRRPTHPGAILREDILPQLDITQSVFAEHLGVSRLTVSEILLEKRGVSAEMAVRIAKVIGGTPESWLHMQEAVDLWEVEQKFKNNPAIAPTAIKPLLAAA
- a CDS encoding type II toxin-antitoxin system RelE/ParE family toxin produces the protein MISSFSHKGLEGFFKRGSYKAIPAQSAARLERMLDRLDSAICPEDMDIPGYKFHRLSGKKKNVYAVSISGNWRLTFKFDGDNVIDVDLEDYH
- the xseA gene encoding exodeoxyribonuclease VII large subunit, producing MSEISREVLSVGDLNRAIASSLEAQFDTVLVSGEISNFKAYDSGHWYFSLKDEEGQIRCVMFRGRNGQVGFMPQSGDLVEVSASLGMYVPRGDVQLTIQSLRKAGMGGLYEAFLKLKAKLAKAGLFDQERKRAIPSHPRAIGIITSPQAAALKDVLSTLQRRSPHIPIVIYPTLVQGPDAPAGIIAAIQNTNQEAAVDVILLVRGGGSIEDLWAFNDEQLAYAIADSVIPIVSGVGHETDVTIADFVADLRAPTPTGAAELSAPRKDQLLQELEAIEQALYQRLMQRVEREAQTLDQLALRLAHALPNPDRMREQITSWQTRLQQAWSVQIDNFKRNQNHYQLQLEMLNPQRTLERGYAVILNPEMQAIRKPKDLNTQQPFEVRLAEGVAQVQFEKINT